The genomic DNA CAGAATTGAGTTGCAATTGGTGAATTTTGAACAATTCCACGTCCATACAATAAACCATCTACTAAACCTTGTCGGTTAATTGCATACGCAATCGCTTGACGGACTTTTTGGTCTTTAAGCTTTTCGTTAACTGTCCAGTTAGCTGGATTAATGGTTCCAGCTTCTGAGTCTTCCTTAGAACGATGATTATGCATCAGCCCCATCGTCTGGTAACCGAAGTCAGGTTGCTCAACAATTTCAACATTTTCAAGCGCATCCACTGTTTCATAGTCAGCAGCTTGGAAACCGTTTGGATCGGCAACAAAATCAATTTCACCGTTTTCAAGTAAACCTAAGATAACAGCTTGGTCAACCACTTTCCAAATGACGCTATCAAGCTTAGGCTCTCCTTGCCAATAATCAGCAAATTTCTTAAGTACGTATTGCTCCCCTTGCACCATTTCACTAAATTGGAATGGCCCAGTACCAATCACTTCACCAGGATTGCGTGAAGCACCAGCTTCCGGAATTTCCGCAACAGGAATATCTTTGAAAATATGTTCTGGAATAATCATAAAGCTAGCATCAGATAGCGCCAACACGTTTGGTTGAGCAAACTTAAACGTAACTGTATGATCATCGACAGCAACAACCCCTTGGAAATCGGTTGTTTTCCCTGTTGAAAACTCCTCATAACCTACCAATCTTTCAACATATTGCGTACGAACTCCGCCCGCTTCTACATATCCCGGGCTCGCAATGGTTTTATAAGTAAATACAACGTCGTTAGCAGTAAATGGTTCCCCATCATGCCATTTTGCATTTTCATCTAATTTAAAAGTTACTTCCGTTTGATCATCATTGAATGTCCACTCTTTCGCTAAGTTAGGAATAAAATCAAGGTTCTTATCTTGCGTCAGCAGCCCTTCATGTGTAAATGATAAAATATTAGATTCATAGGCCTCCGTGTAAAAAATAGGGTTAAACAAACCTGTTGGAGCTGTATCCATTGCCCCAACTACCGTACCTCCAGTTACCGGATCCTTTTCACTCGATCCTTCATTCTCTGATGAAGCAGGTTCTTTGTTTCCTGTGCACGCTGCCAGTACACCCAAAACAAGTGCAAGCACCAGCATGACCAACCAACTTTTCTTTGCCTTCATTCCATTCACCCCTCTTATAATTTTTAACATTCCTGTCTAAATCAACCATTTAAAAAGCACGCACCACCTCCTTAAGTGCATAACCTAATGCACTTATTTGCCTGTATAAAGGTGGCAGGCTACTAGATGGCCATTTCCCACCTCTGTAAGCTCGGGACGCACCTCAGAGCATTTCTCATGAACCATCGGACAACGAGTACGAAACGTACAGCCTGACGGTGGATTTGATGGACTTGGTAAGTCCCCTTTTAATATGATTTTTTCCTTTTTGTGTAGTATGTCTGTGGATGGAACTGCTGATAGAAGTGCTTGTGTGTATGGATGTAATGGAGTTTCGTAGAGGTTCTTCTTCGGCGCTATTTCCGCAATGCGACCTAAGTACATAACTGCCACTCTGTCGCTAATGTGTTTTACAACGCTTAAGTCATGGGCGATAAATAAATAAGTTAAGTTAAATTCATCCTGTAAGTCGGCCATCAAGTTTAGTACCTGGGCTTGTATCGAAACGTCCAAAGCAGAGACTGGCTCGTCACAGATAACAAATTTCGGATTCAAGGTTAGTGCTCTTGCAATGCTTATACGCTGTCGTTGTCCACCAGAAAATTCATGTGGATACTTAAATCGATCCTCCGATCGAAGACCCACCTTTTCTAAAAGAGTGATTGTCTTTTCTTTCCGTTCTGCTTTTGTTAAGTTCGTTTGAACAATTAACGGTTCTTCAATCAATTCGGACACGCTCATCTTTGGATTTAACGAGGCGAAGGGATCTTGGAAAACAATTTGCATATCTCTCCGAATGGGTCGAAGCTTCCGGTATCTCATTTTTGTTATATCTTGATCCTCAAAAACGATTTGTCCCTCAGTCGGATCCATTAAGCGAAGCAAAACTCTTCCAAGTGTTGATTTTCCAGAGCCTGACTCGCCAACGATTCCTAGTGTTTCTCCCCTTAACACACTAAGACTAACGTCATCAACTGCTTTGACATGTCCAATTGTATGTTTAAGGATTCCACCCTTGATGGGAAAGTACTTTTTAATATTTTTCGCCTGAAGTATGTAATCTTGATCTGTATGTATCCTTGTTTCGTTTTCGATGACTGCCAATTTCATACTCCCCCTTATTCATACAGGTAACATCGGACGCGATGACTTTCTTCTGCATCCGTTTCATATAGAGACGGGTTTTTATCACGACATTTGCTCATCACTTTTGGACAGCGATCCGAGAACCTACAGCCAACAGGAAAACGATGCGCAGGAGGAACAGTGCCTTTAATTGCGCCAAGTCGATCAACTTCCTTCTCTAAACTTGGCAAACTGGCAAGTAGCCCCATAGTATACGGATGTTTTGGTGTCAGGAACAGTTTTTCAATTGTTGTTTCTTCAACTATTTGGCCGCCATACATCACCATGATACGGTCTGCATATTCAGCCACTACGCCTAAATCATGTGTGATTAACAATACAGCCATGTTAAATTTCTTTTTCATTTCATCCATTAAGTCTAAAATTTGAGCTTGAATGGTAACATCTAGAGCAGTTGTCGGCTCATCAGCTATTAATAGCTTCGGATCACAAGAAATAGCAATGGCAATCATAGCACGCTGACGCATTCCACCCGAAAGTTGATGTGGATATTCCTTCATCGTTTCCTCAGCACGCGGAAAACCAACGACCTTTAGAAGCTCAATTGCTCTAAGCCTCGCTTCATTTTTGGTCATTTTTTTATGGCGAATCAGAGTCTCAATAATTTGATTTCCAATCGTAAAAACTGGATTTAGGGCGGTCATCGGTTCCTGAAAGATCATACCGATTTCTTTTCCACGAACATTGGTCATTTGCTTATCGTTAAGACCAACTAGATCCTTACCGCCGAAAGAAATTCGACCATCTTCAATTTTTCCCGGCTTATTGATTAACTTCATAATGGAGAGGGATGTAATACTCTTTCCACTCCCTGATTCCCCAACGAGAGCAACCGTTTCTCCAGGCCTGATATAAAAATCTACTCCATCAACAGCTCTTGCAACTGCTTTATTTTCTAAATGAAAATAAGTTTTTAATCCACTGACCTCCAACAATTTCACGTCTGACATCAACACACCCCCCGCTTGCCTTAAAAAAATAGACTGAGTATCCGTCCTTCTTGAAAGAAAGTATACTATTATGTATAAATTTTTTCAATATATAGAATGTTAAAATTAGTAACAATTGTTAGAAATATTGTGATATTTTCTGACAAAAGATTCACTTCAGTACATCAAAGCTTTACATAAAAAAAGACAATTCCTTACATAGGAACTGTCTTCTTATCAAAAATTATTGGCAATTAAAATTATATAAAAATAGAAAAAAACGCTATAAAAATGACGTCGTCACTTTCTATAGCGTAATATGTATTTATTGGTGTGTAAATGGCGTCCCAGGAGAGATTCGAACTCCCGACCGTACGCTTAGAAGGCGTATGCTCTATCCGGCTGAGCTACTGGGACATGTTTTCTTTAGGACATTTTTTATTATAGTAGGCTTATTATCAAAAGTCAACACTTAAAATCAAAATTATTATTTCACTATTCAAAGGAGATTTCTCTCCTTCGAATAGTATATGATGAAAGTGATTATATGTGAAGTTGAAAGCTTTGTCGAAGTTGTACTATTTCTCCCTGATCAAAATCATACACATGTAAATCGACTATTTGTTCTGTAAAGTTTAGAACCACATACGTCCTCTCATCGCGGCCTCTAGGAAGCCTCAAGCTACCAGGATTTAAAAACAAAATGTTACCGATTTTTTCAATTCCTAATAGATGAGAATGACCAAAGCAAACGATATTAGCATTCACTTCTTCTGCTTTATATTTTAAGTTCATTAATGTTGATTTCACATTATATAAATGGCCATGGGTCACTAGAAATTTTGTTCCTTGAAAATCAATAACCTCATCATTATGAAATAGAGACTCGTAATCACAATTTCCCCTAACTACAATAAATTGGTCAATGGCCTCATCATTTTTTGAAAGCTCTGAATCACCACAATGAATAAATTTTTCAACATCTTGATGACGCTTCTTTAATTCATTCAATTCTTCCGTTAAACCGTGACTATCACTTACAATAAGCACCTTTGACATTGGACTACTCTCCCTTAAACACTTCTGGTAGTAGCTTTGCTAAATGACTCAAAGCTACAGCACGATGGCTTATCTTACTTTTTTCCTCAGGTAAAAGCTCTGCCATCGCTTTATTTTTTTCTTTCACAAAAAATATAGGGTCATACCCAAAGCCATGAGTCCCCCGCTTCTCATCTAAAATCACGCCCTCACAAGTACCATGTACAGTGACCGTGTCTTGACCGGGAACAGCAAGTGCTAAGGCACAATAAAAACGCGCCGTACGCTTTGAGGGTTCAACTCCATTTAATTCCCTTAACACTTTCGTCATATTGTCTTCATCGCTTTTCTGTTCTCCTGCATACCGAGCAGAGTAAACACCTGGTTTCCCGTCAAGTGCATCAATCACTAGACCTGAATCATCAGCAATAACGGCTCGATTCAATTGCTTTGACACCGTTTCTGCCTTTATTATGGCATTCTCCTCAAAGGTCGTTCCGTTCTCTTCTATATCCTCAATCTCCTCATAATCAAGGAGTGTTTTCACTTGAAACCCGTGAGGCTCAAACATCCTTACGAACTCTTTGGCCTTTCCACTATTCTTTGTTGCTATGATTACTTCTTTCATTTCTTCGCACCTTTTTTAACCCTTGCTTCCTCAATTTTCTTAACAACCGCTTCTCCTAGCACGCTCTTTTGTGCTTCGAATAACTCTGTAATTCCACTTTGAGCAATTTTCAACAAATCCTGAAGTTCATTGTAAGAGAATGTAGATTCCTCACCCGTTCCTTGGAGCTCAACAAATTCACCATTCCCTGTCATAACAACATTCATATCAACTTGCGCCGCAGAGTCTTCGATATAATTAAGATCAAGTACAACTTCTTTGTTTTCAAGTATACCAACACTCGTAGCAGCTAGGAAATCAACCACTGGATACTTTGAAAGTTTTCTATCTTTATGCAATTTATTCAAGGCGTGTGCCATTGCAACAAACGCTCCTGTTATCGAAGCTGTTCTCGTTCCACCGTCTGCCTGGATAACATCACAGTCAATCCATACGGTTCTTTCACCAATGGCTTCAAGATCAACGACTGCTCTTAGCGCTCTTCCAATGAGCCTCTGAATTTCCATTGTTCTTCCTGAAACCTTACCTTTTGATGACTCACGGATATTTCTTGTTTGTGTAGCCCTTGGCAGCATGGAATACTCAGCCGTAATCCAGCCTTTTCCTTCTCCTCTCATAAAAGGAGGGACCCGCTCCTCTATACTAGCCGTACATATTACCTTCGTATCACCAACAGTAATTAGTACGGACCCTTCTGGATGAATAAGATATTCAGTATCAATATGTATAGGGCGTATCTCAGATGCCTGACGACCATCAGTCCTCACTATATTTCCTCCTTTAAAAGACTCACTTTAAATTCGTAGAAATCCAAATAAAGAAGAGGCGGATAACCGGCCTCCTCAACTTGGTTATTATATAGTATATCAAAAAACAATTTATTAAAAACTACCTGTATTCACATTTTCTGGACGAGTTACAGGCTCGGAAAGCTTTTCTCCCTTATCATTTACAAGTTCTGCTTTTCCATTCACCGTTACAGCTACGCTTTCAATTCCTTTCTGTTCCGTTAAAGAAAGTACGAGGGAATTTAAAATATGTTTAGAAACAATTTTATCTTCCGCTTTATTAAAAATTGATTCATTAAAGTTTAATGTTACTTTTCCATCTTCCACAACTGGCTTATCCAAGAGCGCAACATCAGAAACAAACTCACTTAACAAATTAGATGAATAAGCCGGTCCTTTAGCAAGTTCTTCTACTACCGCACTAATATTATCGCTTTCCTCATTACTAATTCGCTTCGTAACTGGTACGTAGTAGTATGAACCCTCTTCTCCACCAAGGTAATACACAGTTAGTGCTCTAGTATTAGTAATATCAACAACTTCTGAAGTATCCATGTTAATACCGCTATCCCTTGTTAAACCACTCTTTGATAGCGCCATGCCACCCACTGGCATCTCAGTTAGTTCATGCCCATTCATTTTTAATTTTACTTTATCAATAGAATCAAATTGAGTTAACGTCCAAGTAATGGATTGAACAATTTTCATTTCGTCTTCTGGCTTATAATTTTTAAATTCTTTGGAGAAATTTACAGTTGCTACTTTTTCCTTTATATCCACAGATACTGCAGTATCAGCTGGAATAACCGCTGCAAATCCATTAGGTAACATTTCTGTAACTGGACCATTTTGCACTAGATACTCTACAGCCTGCTTAGCCACTGACTCCGTTTTCGGAAGATCAATGGATTGTGGTACAACATAGCCATTTTTATCTACTAAATATAATTCGGTCATAACGCCTTTTTCTGCAACTTCTTCACCATTCTTTTCTGAAGCAGCCGTTTCTACTACTGTTGCTGTTCCATTATCTTCTGTATATGTGACTGTTTTTGGAGGATCGATTTGTTCTTTTTTTTCTCCTCCTAATAAACCACATCCAGATAATAAAACGGACGAAACAATGACTGCTGATACAATTTTCGTACTTTTATGCTTTGACATCCATAATCCCTCCAAGACAGTTTGTACTACATGTATACGAGCCATTTAAAAAAATAGACCGATTACTAGAAAAAAATAAAAAAAAGCCTCCAAATTGGAGACTTCCATTAAGATAGTTTAATGGTTTCTACACTCAATTCACCTGCATGTAACCAGCTAGTAGCGATTCGTTGAAAAATTGGCTTTGATCCGGTCGTAAAAAACTGATGCTGGGGCTCGTCCTTATTCAGCGCTAGCCACCCATTATAAAAAAGAATGGTACTTACCTCACGTGCTGTTTCCTCACCAGAGCTAATAACAGACACAGTAGGACCCATCGTTTTCTTTATGATCTTTTCAAGCAATGGATAGTGTGTGCAGCCTAAAATAAGTGTATCGAGGCCCCTATTTTTTATTGGCGCAAGCGTCTCGGCTACCACTTTTTTCACAATGGGTCCATCTACTTCTCCACTTTCAACGAGAGGAACAAACTTCGGACAAGCAAGACTAGTAACCCTAGATTTCTTATTGATCGATTTCAAGGCCATCTCATATGCATTGCTCTTAATCGTTCCAACCGTACCAATGACCCCAATTTGATGGTTTTTTGTTACCTTGATAGCCGTTCTAGCACCTGGGTAAATGACACCTATAACAGGAATGGAAAGCTCATTTTGAATTTCCTCTAAGGCAACGGCTGTTGCAGTGTTACATGCAATTACTAACATCTTAATTCCCTTATTTACTAAGAAATTTGTCATTTGCCATGTGAATTTCTTTACCTCTTCACCGCTTCTCGGGCCGTACGGGCATCTTGCAGTGTCTCCTACATAGAGGATTTGCTCATTTGGCAGTTGGCGCATAATTTCCTTCGCAACAGTTAATCCGCCAACCCCAGAGTCAATTACTCCGATCGGTTGATTCAAACATCTCGCCTCATTCTTCTTTCATTTCTTGATGTAATTTCATTAAGTTATTTTTTAGGAGAATCACTTCTTCGGTAGAAAAGTTAACTAAAACCTCCTGCAAATATACCTGTCTCTTCTTTATCACTTCGTCAATAATTCGTTCTCCTTCTTCTAAAAGGTGAATACGAACTACACGGCGATCATTCGGATCCTTTACACGCATAACCAGTTTGTTTTTTTCCATTCTGTCAACTAGGTCTGTTGTCGTGCTACACGCAAGAAACATTTTATTTGAAAGTTCACCAATCGTCATATCTCCTTCTTCAAATAACCACTGAAGAGCGACAAACTGAGGTGGAGTAATGGTATAGTTACTTAAAATTTCTCTACCCTTTTGCTTGATAATTCCAGCAATATAACGCAAATCTTTTTCAATATCAGCAAAAATCTCTATCTCTTTTGATTCTTCTACTTTCATAAATACACAACCCCTATTTGAGAGTTCAGATCATGACTATATAATAATCATATCTAGCCTTTTAAACTATTTTCACCTTTTTCTCACTAAAATTCAAGAAGGAAGTATAGAAATGTATGTTATGAATGTATTTGGAGACAATCGTAAACCGGCTTCCATGATGAAAGCCGGTCTAGAATTATAGTTCTAGCTCTCCCATTCGAAGGAGCTCTACAACAGCTTGTGATCGCCCCTTAACACCAAGCTTTTGCAT from Robertmurraya sp. FSL R5-0851 includes the following:
- a CDS encoding YfcE family phosphodiesterase yields the protein MSKVLIVSDSHGLTEELNELKKRHQDVEKFIHCGDSELSKNDEAIDQFIVVRGNCDYESLFHNDEVIDFQGTKFLVTHGHLYNVKSTLMNLKYKAEEVNANIVCFGHSHLLGIEKIGNILFLNPGSLRLPRGRDERTYVVLNFTEQIVDLHVYDFDQGEIVQLRQSFQLHI
- a CDS encoding MarR family winged helix-turn-helix transcriptional regulator, whose translation is MKVEESKEIEIFADIEKDLRYIAGIIKQKGREILSNYTITPPQFVALQWLFEEGDMTIGELSNKMFLACSTTTDLVDRMEKNKLVMRVKDPNDRRVVRIHLLEEGERIIDEVIKKRQVYLQEVLVNFSTEEVILLKNNLMKLHQEMKEE
- a CDS encoding XTP/dITP diphosphatase, which codes for MKEVIIATKNSGKAKEFVRMFEPHGFQVKTLLDYEEIEDIEENGTTFEENAIIKAETVSKQLNRAVIADDSGLVIDALDGKPGVYSARYAGEQKSDEDNMTKVLRELNGVEPSKRTARFYCALALAVPGQDTVTVHGTCEGVILDEKRGTHGFGYDPIFFVKEKNKAMAELLPEEKSKISHRAVALSHLAKLLPEVFKGE
- a CDS encoding ABC transporter ATP-binding protein, which encodes MKLAVIENETRIHTDQDYILQAKNIKKYFPIKGGILKHTIGHVKAVDDVSLSVLRGETLGIVGESGSGKSTLGRVLLRLMDPTEGQIVFEDQDITKMRYRKLRPIRRDMQIVFQDPFASLNPKMSVSELIEEPLIVQTNLTKAERKEKTITLLEKVGLRSEDRFKYPHEFSGGQRQRISIARALTLNPKFVICDEPVSALDVSIQAQVLNLMADLQDEFNLTYLFIAHDLSVVKHISDRVAVMYLGRIAEIAPKKNLYETPLHPYTQALLSAVPSTDILHKKEKIILKGDLPSPSNPPSGCTFRTRCPMVHEKCSEVRPELTEVGNGHLVACHLYTGK
- a CDS encoding ABC transporter substrate-binding protein; translated protein: MKAKKSWLVMLVLALVLGVLAACTGNKEPASSENEGSSEKDPVTGGTVVGAMDTAPTGLFNPIFYTEAYESNILSFTHEGLLTQDKNLDFIPNLAKEWTFNDDQTEVTFKLDENAKWHDGEPFTANDVVFTYKTIASPGYVEAGGVRTQYVERLVGYEEFSTGKTTDFQGVVAVDDHTVTFKFAQPNVLALSDASFMIIPEHIFKDIPVAEIPEAGASRNPGEVIGTGPFQFSEMVQGEQYVLKKFADYWQGEPKLDSVIWKVVDQAVILGLLENGEIDFVADPNGFQAADYETVDALENVEIVEQPDFGYQTMGLMHNHRSKEDSEAGTINPANWTVNEKLKDQKVRQAIAYAINRQGLVDGLLYGRGIVQNSPIATQFWAYDDTTPNQYEFDPEKAKALLDEAGYKDVNGDGFREDPNGKEWVLNLNYPLGNQIRERSAPIIEEFLEEVGISIDLRQPKEAAAYFEDLEKNSQDWDLYLIGWSLDSTDPDPSGLWSSMAGYNYSRWNNPEADQLLKDAFTPPDAFEQDYRKQKYSEWQVEFGEDLPSVILYAANSLWAHNKRLQGIDVLPYSFLNDTHLWHVTE
- a CDS encoding GerMN domain-containing protein, whose product is MSKHKSTKIVSAVIVSSVLLSGCGLLGGEKKEQIDPPKTVTYTEDNGTATVVETAASEKNGEEVAEKGVMTELYLVDKNGYVVPQSIDLPKTESVAKQAVEYLVQNGPVTEMLPNGFAAVIPADTAVSVDIKEKVATVNFSKEFKNYKPEDEMKIVQSITWTLTQFDSIDKVKLKMNGHELTEMPVGGMALSKSGLTRDSGINMDTSEVVDITNTRALTVYYLGGEEGSYYYVPVTKRISNEESDNISAVVEELAKGPAYSSNLLSEFVSDVALLDKPVVEDGKVTLNFNESIFNKAEDKIVSKHILNSLVLSLTEQKGIESVAVTVNGKAELVNDKGEKLSEPVTRPENVNTGSF
- a CDS encoding ABC transporter ATP-binding protein — its product is MSDVKLLEVSGLKTYFHLENKAVARAVDGVDFYIRPGETVALVGESGSGKSITSLSIMKLINKPGKIEDGRISFGGKDLVGLNDKQMTNVRGKEIGMIFQEPMTALNPVFTIGNQIIETLIRHKKMTKNEARLRAIELLKVVGFPRAEETMKEYPHQLSGGMRQRAMIAIAISCDPKLLIADEPTTALDVTIQAQILDLMDEMKKKFNMAVLLITHDLGVVAEYADRIMVMYGGQIVEETTIEKLFLTPKHPYTMGLLASLPSLEKEVDRLGAIKGTVPPAHRFPVGCRFSDRCPKVMSKCRDKNPSLYETDAEESHRVRCYLYE
- the racE gene encoding glutamate racemase, giving the protein MNQPIGVIDSGVGGLTVAKEIMRQLPNEQILYVGDTARCPYGPRSGEEVKKFTWQMTNFLVNKGIKMLVIACNTATAVALEEIQNELSIPVIGVIYPGARTAIKVTKNHQIGVIGTVGTIKSNAYEMALKSINKKSRVTSLACPKFVPLVESGEVDGPIVKKVVAETLAPIKNRGLDTLILGCTHYPLLEKIIKKTMGPTVSVISSGEETAREVSTILFYNGWLALNKDEPQHQFFTTGSKPIFQRIATSWLHAGELSVETIKLS
- the rph gene encoding ribonuclease PH, with product MRTDGRQASEIRPIHIDTEYLIHPEGSVLITVGDTKVICTASIEERVPPFMRGEGKGWITAEYSMLPRATQTRNIRESSKGKVSGRTMEIQRLIGRALRAVVDLEAIGERTVWIDCDVIQADGGTRTASITGAFVAMAHALNKLHKDRKLSKYPVVDFLAATSVGILENKEVVLDLNYIEDSAAQVDMNVVMTGNGEFVELQGTGEESTFSYNELQDLLKIAQSGITELFEAQKSVLGEAVVKKIEEARVKKGAKK